In Cydia fagiglandana chromosome 16, ilCydFagi1.1, whole genome shotgun sequence, the following are encoded in one genomic region:
- the LOC134672038 gene encoding UMP-CMP kinase: MLDRVLRRFSVLFNKMVPEVVFVLGAPGSGKGTQCSLISKEYDYVHLSAGDLLREERQRPGSEYGEMIEEKIRNGEIVPVEVTCSLIHKAMQKSGKTRFLIDGFPRNKDNLDGWERVMTDKTKLKFILFFECCRDLCTERCLGRGAAGSGRSDDNLESLQKRFNTYLNDTMPIIDHYDRLGLVRRINAEISPAEVFESVKKVFTAVEKSES; the protein is encoded by the coding sequence ATGCTAGATCGTGTGCTCCGTCGCTTTTCAGTTTTATTCAACAAGATGGTGCCAGAAGTGGTGTTTGTGCTGGGAGCGCCCGGCTCCGGCAAAGGGACGCAGTGCTCCTTGATCTCTAAAGAATACGATTACGTGCACCTCTCCGCGGGGGACCTGCTGCGCGAGGAGCGGCAGCGGCCCGGCTCTGAGTACGGAGAGATGATTGAGGAAAAAATCCGTAATGGCGAGATCGTGCCCGTGGAGGTTACTTGCTCGCTCATACACAAGGCCATGCAGAAATCCGGCAAGACGCGCTTCCTTATCGACGGCTTCCCTCGCAACAAGGACAACTTAGATGGCTGGGAACGCGTGATGACTGACAAAACAAAGCTTAAGTTTATACTTTTCTTTGAGTGTTGTCGGGATTTGTGCACGGAGCGGTGCCtggggcgcggcgcggcgggcagcGGCCGCTCGGACGACAACCTCGAGAGCTTGCAGAAGAGATTCAACACATACCTGAATGACACCATGCCTATCATAGACCATTACGACCGCCTCGGCCTAGTGCGTCGAATCAACGCTGAAATTAGTCCTGCAGAAGTCTTCGAGAGTGTCAAAAAAGTGTTCACAGCCGTTGAGAAgagtgaaagttaa